Proteins encoded together in one Telopea speciosissima isolate NSW1024214 ecotype Mountain lineage chromosome 4, Tspe_v1, whole genome shotgun sequence window:
- the LOC122658721 gene encoding LOW QUALITY PROTEIN: preprotein translocase subunit SCY1, chloroplastic (The sequence of the model RefSeq protein was modified relative to this genomic sequence to represent the inferred CDS: inserted 1 base in 1 codon): MRERLKEEVEGEGEIAEIMLLTVKEASLTVLFNLPTLSCNRRTSTRPWNSTCRASFAVERKPXNNYAWKLPLPCNRCDGSDFDPLGINLDPSLDLRAPWQRVADLFSQMFESTSSTKRDKPSSAKGVAAAIEDSSIDFGDFFKGPLPGKFLKLLGYLALSRLGIYVPLGGVNREAFVGNLDQSSLLGTLDTFSGGGIGRLGICSLGIVPYINAQIVFQLLTQIYPKLQELQKREGEAGRKKVLQYTRYASVGFAVVQAIGQVVYLRPYVNDFSTQWVLSSVTLLTLGSVLTTYIGERISDLKLGNGTSLLIFTSIISYLPASFGRTVVEAFQDGNYVGLIAIVISFFLLVLGIVYVQEAERKIPLNYASRYISKSGGLQKSAYLPFKVNSSGVMPIIFSTSSLALPGTLARFTGLATLQQAAVALNPGGALYLPTNILLIAFFNYYYTFLQLDPDDVSEQLKRQGASIPLVRPGKSTAACIKTVLSRISVLGSAFLAVLAAGPAVIEQTTHLTAFRGFAGTSVLILVGCATDTARKVQAEIISQKYKNIEFYDFDRY, from the exons ATGAGAGAGAGGCTAAAAGAAGAGgtagagggagaaggagagatagCGGAGATAATGTTGTTAACTGTCAAAGAAGCTTCTTTAACGGTCTTATTCAATCTCCCTACGCTCTCCTGCAATCGAAGAACCTCTACCAGACCATGGAATTCGACTTGCAGGGCGAGCTTTGCTGTTgagagaaaac aaaacaacTACGCTTGGAAACTCCCTCTTCCCTGCAACAG ATGTGATGGTTCGGATTTTGATCCCTTGGGTATCAATCTAGATCCCTCTTTGGATCTCAGAGCTCCTTGGCAACGTGTTGCAGACTTGTTTTCCCAAATGTTTGAGAGCACATCAAGTACAAAAAGAGACAAACCTTCTTCAGCTAAGGGAGTGGCAG CTGCAATCGAAGACAGTTCAATTGATTTTGGTGACTTTTTTAAAGGACCACTACCTGGAAAGTTTCTCAAACTGTTAGGGTATTTAGCTCTTTCTCGACTTGGAATCTATGTACCGTTAGGTGGCGTCAACCGAGAGGCTTTTGTTGGTAATTTGGATCAGAGCAGTCTGTTGGGCACCTTGGATACATTTTCAGGTGGAGGCATAGGTCGGTTGGGGATCTGCTCCCTTGGTATTGTTCCTTATATCAATGCACAGATTGTATTTCAGCTTCTTACACAGATCTACCCAAAGTTGCAAGAACTTCAAAAACGAGAAGGTGAAGCAGGGAGGAAGAAAGTTCTTCAGTATACTCGCTATGCCTCAGTTGGGTTTGCAGTAGTACAG GCTATTGGTCAAGTAGTATACCTACGCCCTTATGTCAATGACTTCAGTACACAGTGGGTGCTATCATCAGTGACACTGTTGACTCTTGGTTCAGTCCTTACAACCTACATTGGGGAACGGATCTCTGATCTTAAACTTGGCAATGGAACATCCCTTCTGATCTTCACAAGCATTATTTCATACTTGCCTGCATCATTTGGTAGGACAGTTGTAGAAGCATTTCAGGATGGAAACTATGTTGGCCTCATTGCCATcgttatttctttcttcttgctaGTCCTTGGTATTGTGTATGTCCAG GAAGCTGAGAGGAAAATCCCACTTAACTATGCCTCAAGATACATTAGTAAAAGCGGGGGACTTCAGAAATCTGCCTATCTTCCCTTTAAG GTAAATAGTTCCGGAGTGATGCCGATTATATTTTCAACGTCATCATTGGCTCTTCCGGGTACACTAGCACGCTTCACAGGTCTGGCAACTTTGCAACAAGCTGCAGTTGCTTTAAATCCAGGAG GTGCTCTATATCTCCCTACAAATATTCTATTAATTGCCTTCTTCAACTACTACTACACATTTCTACAATTGGACCCTGATGATGTGAGTGAACAGTTGAAGCGTCAAGGTGCATCCATCCCACTTGTTCGCCCGGGGAAAAGCACTGCTGCATGTATTAAAACT GTTCTTAGCCGGATATCAGTTCTTGGTTCTGCTTTTTTGGCAGTACTGGCTGCTGGTCCTGCTGTGATTGAACAAACGACACATTTGACTGCATTTCGTGGTTTTGCTGGCACATCTGTTCTGATTCTTGTTGGATGTGCAACTGACACAGCAAGAAAAGTTCAAGCAGAAATAATATCCCAAAAGTACAAGAACATAGAGTTCTATGATTTTGATAGGTACTGA